From a region of the Hemibagrus wyckioides isolate EC202008001 linkage group LG06, SWU_Hwy_1.0, whole genome shotgun sequence genome:
- the slc10a2 gene encoding ileal sodium/bile acid cotransporter produces MSLATCNVDATVCSGTSCLVPDSNFNSILSTVLSTVLTVMLAMVMFAMGCTVEVHKLWAHIRRPWGIFIGFLCQFGIMPFTAFAFSLAFQVLPIQAVVILIMGCCPGGTNSNVITYWLDGDMDLSISMTTCSSILALGMMPLCLLIYTSVWISADTIQIPYDSIGITLVCLLVPVSLGIFVKHRWPKVAKKILKFGSVVGILLIIIIAVVGGVLYQSSWIIAPSLWIIGAVYPLVGFGLGFLLARFVGQPWYRCRTIALETGFQNSQLCSTIVQLSFAPEELEVMFSFPLIYSIFQLVVAMMAIGSYQLYKKHFKGNLSEEDSERADGSADTASCKGKHECALDNGGFQSDENGNTEGKGTVTQL; encoded by the exons ATGTCTCTAGCAACCTGCAATGTCGATGCTACCGTGTGCTCTGGCACATCCTGCCTGGTGCCAGACAGTAACTTTAACAGTATCCTCAGTACGGTCTTGAGCACCGTGCTCACTGTCATGCTAGCCATGGTCATGTTTGCCATGGGCTGCACGGTGGAAGTGCACAAGCTCTGGGCGCACATCCGCAGGCCATGGGGGATCTTCATTGGCTTTCTCTGCCAATTTGGCATCATGCCCTTCACTGCATTCGCCTTCTCGCTAGCCTTCCAGGTGCTTCCCATACAGGCTGTGGTCATCTTAATCATGGGCTGCTGTCCTGGAGGTACCAACTCCAATGTCATCACCTACTGGCTGGATGGAGACATGGATCTCAG TATCAGCATGACAACATGTTCCTCCATCTTGGCCCTGGGGATGATGCCACTTTGCCTGCTCATCTACACTTCAGTCTGGATCTCAGCTGATACCATCCAGATTCCTTATGACAGCATAG GCATTACGCTGGTGTGTCTGCTCGTACCTGTCTCTTTGGGAATCTTTGTCAAACACCGCTGGCCCAAGGTGGCGAAAAAGATCCTGAAG TTTGGCTCTGTTGTGGGCATCCTTCTGATTATCATCATTGCTGTGGTGGGTGGTGTGCTGTACCAGTCCTCATGGATAATCGCTCCTTCTCTGTGGATAATTGGAGCAGTCTACCCACTCGTTGGCTTTGGCCTGGGCTTTCTGCTGGCTCGATTTGTAGGACAGCCCTGGTACAG GTGTCGCACTATTGCACTGGAGACAGGCTTCCAGAACTCACAGCTGTGCAGCACAATTGTCCAGCTGTCCTTCGCTCCTGAGGAATTGGAGGTCATGTTCTCTTTCCCCTTGATCTACAGCATCTTCCAGCTTGTTGTAGCCATGATGGCCATTGGAA GTTACCAGCTGTACAAGAAGCACTTTAAAGGAAATTTGTCTGAGGAAGACAGCGAGAGGGCTGATGGATCTGCTGACACTGCCTCGTGTAAAGGCAAGCACGAGTGTGCTTTGGACAATGGAGGATTTCAGAGTGATGAAAATGGGAACACTGAAGGCAAGGGAACAGTCACTCAGCTATGA